From Zerene cesonia ecotype Mississippi chromosome 16, Zerene_cesonia_1.1, whole genome shotgun sequence, one genomic window encodes:
- the LOC119832756 gene encoding collagenase-like — MKVFIVLAALAALASAKYLDLDIDEQNTAYNYMERFGIPEAERIRKAEEEFLKNSRIAGGSPANLGEYPYQAGLISDITGTTGRGVCGGSLLNANRVVTAAHCWFDGRNQAWRFEVVLGSITLFHGGTRIHSNNVVMHAQWNPNTIRNDIAMIRLPNNVDANISNNQFLSGVRLSVITNSVCRRSFPFNLQDSNICTSGSGGTSTCRGDSGGPLAITRNNRRILAGLISDIIGLTARGVCGGSLLSANRVLTAAHCWFDGTNRAWRLEVVLGSIFLFTGGTRLQTSVIMMHPLWIPALARNDIAVIHLPQSVQFSANIAPVALPTAADAANTFSGSSAIASGFGITSDGGSITQSQSLNHVRLNVITNQVCSFGFPFVIQDTHICTSSIGGSSVCGGDSGGPLVIERNGERVLIGVTSFGSTLGCASGVPAVYSRVTSFLNFINQSL, encoded by the exons ATGAAGGTCTTCATCGTTTTAGCAGCACTAGCTGCTCTCGCTTCAGCGAAATATCTAGACTTAGATATCGATGAGCAGAACACAGCTTACAACTACATGGAAAGATTCGGGATCCCCGAAGCAGAGAGGATTCGCAAAGCTGAAGAAGAATTCCTGAAGAATTCTAGAATTGCTGGAGGTTCCCCTGCTAACTTAGGAGAATACCCATACCAG gcTGGTCTGATCTCCGACATTACTGGCACAACCGGCCGTGGTGTGTGCGGTGGTTCCCTCCTCAATGCTAACAGAGTGGTGACGGCTGCCCACTGCTGGTTCGACGGTAGAAACCAAGCTTGGAGATTCGAAGTCGTCCTTGGCTCCATCACTTTGTTCCACGGTGGTACCAGGATTCACTCCAACAATGTCGTCATGCACGCTCAATGGAACCCAAATACAATCCGCAATGATATTGCCATGATCCGTCTGCCAAACAACGTCG ACGCCAACATCTCCAACAACCAATTCTTGAGTGGCGTGAGACTGAGCGTGATTACGAACAGCGTATGCCGCCGCTCCTTCCCCTTCAACCTCCAGGACTCCAACATTTGCACAAGCGGCTCCGGTGGCACCAGCACCTGCAGAGGAGACTCCGGTGGCCCTCTCGCCATTACCAGGAACAACAGGAGAATCTTG GCTGGATTAATATCCGACATCATTGGTTTGACCGCAAGAGGAGTATGTGGAGGTTCCCTCTTAAGCGCTAATAGAGTTTTGACAGCTGCGCATTGCTGGTTTGACGGCACCAACCGAGCATGGAGATTAGAAGTCGTCCTCGGTTCTATATTCTTGTTCACTGGTGGCACTAGGCTGCAAACTAGTGTTATTATGATGCATCCTCTCTGGATCCCAGCACTAGCACGTAATGATATCGCTGTAATTCATCTGCCACAATCGGTCCAATTTTCTG caAACATTGCTCCTGTTGCATTACCAACTGCAGCGGACGCTGCGAACACATTCTCTGGATCATCTGCTATTGCTTCTGGCTTTGGCATCACATCTGAcg GTGGAAGTATTACTCAAAGCCAATCCTTGAACCACGTGCGTCTTAATGTAATAACCAACCAAGTGTGTTCCTTTGGATTCCCCTTCGTTATCCAAGATACTCATATTTGTACGAGCAGTATTGGAGGTAGCAGTGTCTGCGGTGGTGACTCTGGTGGTCCTCTAGTAATTGAAAGAAATGGTGAACGAGTTTTG ATTGGAGTTACATCATTCGGATCTACGTTGGGCTGCGCTAGTGGTGTGCCGGCTGTATATTCAAGAGTAACATCGTTCTTAAATTTCATCAACCaaagcttataa